Proteins encoded together in one Shewanella acanthi window:
- a CDS encoding chemotaxis protein CheW gives MKDSRNVAAVAASKDDAVLQWVTFKLDNETYGINVMQVQEVLRYTEIAPVPGAPYYVLGIINLRGNVVTVIDTRSRFGLQSAEVDDATRIVIIEAEKQVIGILVDSVAEVVYLRRSEIDNAPNVGTEESAKFIQGVSNRENELLILVDLDKLLSDDEWAELNQL, from the coding sequence ATGAAAGATTCAAGAAATGTTGCAGCCGTTGCTGCAAGCAAGGATGACGCAGTTTTACAGTGGGTGACCTTTAAGTTAGATAACGAAACCTACGGTATCAATGTAATGCAGGTTCAAGAAGTGTTGCGTTACACTGAAATCGCCCCTGTACCTGGTGCGCCTTACTATGTATTAGGCATTATCAACTTACGCGGTAATGTTGTGACCGTCATCGATACCCGTTCTCGTTTTGGTCTGCAATCTGCTGAAGTCGACGATGCCACCCGTATTGTCATCATCGAAGCTGAGAAGCAAGTGATCGGTATTTTAGTCGATAGCGTTGCTGAAGTGGTGTATCTACGCCGCTCTGAAATCGATAACGCTCCGAATGTGGGTACAGAAGAAAGCGCCAAGTTTATTCAAGGTGTGAGTAATCGTGAAAATGAGTTATTGATCCTCGTTGACCTCGATAAACTGTTATCGGATGACGAATGGGCTGAACTTAACCAACTCTAA
- a CDS encoding MlaA family lipoprotein has translation MKLKWIGSVLGLVLLPQAHAAEEANATATAEQPAVIISYDDPRDPFEGFNRAMWDFNYLYLDKYIYRPVAHGYNDYLPMPAKTGINNFIQNLEEPSSLVNNVLQGKWGWAANAGGRFTVNTTIGILGVIDVADMMGMPRKQDAFNEVLGYYGVPNGPYFMAPFAGPYVVRELATDWVDGLYFPLSELTIWQSIVKWGLKSLHSRASAIDQERLVDNALDPYTFVKDAYIQHMDYKVYDGNVPQKQEDDELLDQYMQELE, from the coding sequence ATGAAGTTGAAATGGATAGGGTCTGTTTTAGGATTGGTGTTACTGCCACAGGCTCATGCTGCTGAGGAGGCTAATGCTACGGCGACAGCAGAGCAACCAGCGGTCATAATCAGCTATGATGATCCTAGAGATCCCTTCGAAGGTTTTAACCGAGCGATGTGGGATTTCAATTATTTATACTTAGATAAATATATCTATCGCCCCGTTGCCCATGGTTACAACGATTACTTACCCATGCCGGCTAAAACTGGTATAAACAATTTCATACAAAATTTAGAAGAACCAAGTAGCTTAGTAAACAATGTTTTACAAGGTAAATGGGGATGGGCTGCTAACGCGGGTGGACGTTTCACTGTAAATACTACTATCGGGATTTTAGGTGTGATTGATGTCGCCGATATGATGGGAATGCCCCGTAAGCAGGACGCATTTAATGAGGTATTAGGTTACTATGGTGTACCAAATGGGCCTTATTTCATGGCACCATTTGCAGGTCCATATGTTGTTCGTGAACTCGCAACAGATTGGGTAGATGGTCTATACTTCCCCCTATCTGAGCTAACTATTTGGCAATCCATTGTTAAATGGGGTTTAAAAAGCCTACACAGCCGTGCATCGGCGATTGACCAGGAAAGGCTTGTTGATAATGCACTCGACCCATACACTTTTGTGAAAGATGCGTACATTCAGCATATGGACTACAAGGTCTATGATGGCAATGTTCCTCAAAAACAAGAAGATGATGAGTTACTCGATCAGTATATGCAGGAACTTGAGTAA
- a CDS encoding DUF2802 domain-containing protein: protein MGDEFLVAALVYVIACLGLVLYLQKQLSKLRNKVEALTVLVKEGDRQRESFKRELQELRSGTIGVGRRVIEMEKRINQQSERIEETTQQDPQAKLYTRAMKMVALGAGVDELIKECELPKAEAELLIRLHRK from the coding sequence ATGGGCGATGAATTTTTAGTCGCAGCCTTAGTTTATGTTATTGCTTGCTTAGGATTGGTGCTGTATTTACAAAAGCAGTTGAGTAAATTACGTAATAAAGTCGAAGCCTTAACCGTACTCGTGAAAGAGGGGGACCGCCAACGGGAATCCTTTAAGCGTGAACTGCAGGAGCTTCGTAGTGGGACAATTGGTGTCGGTCGCCGAGTGATTGAAATGGAAAAGCGCATAAACCAGCAATCTGAGCGCATTGAAGAGACCACACAACAAGATCCGCAGGCCAAACTCTACACCCGTGCGATGAAAATGGTCGCACTCGGGGCGGGTGTTGATGAGTTAATTAAAGAATGCGAATTGCCCAAGGCTGAGGCTGAATTGTTGATCCGTCTGCACCGAAAATAA
- a CDS encoding flagellar hook-length control protein FliK, giving the protein MESITPTNGADIQLISLGNRIEKTAISSRFLPADILISTQGDSIVVDNIEYDLKLVNPQQRQNLISASRFLLNQISALSPSSAPLTNQPAQLIALGSALTLALPKAIAELAQQNGISQDRLALFAARTQGYPLPDVVVSNKEFQFSNGTTVAQDPGTRLSEGTYQAKVSLAQGRPILVLTPILSKLEIQIGAPINETETPIISKEAANIIVSKVEPAHILGTFLRRLETITLPPVAKESVESKPAELSTLKAAETASIKPSDIATPKSLAIAAVKESEVSNIKLPEIKVGKSPELATATPTNPQVKIATTPINVFVDESEPPIASESKRVIPELNLPATAKPQTPVSNTTANLSTNKAIAQGLQVNRELKTPETQSISADSNEMKKGNPAGLEIKAVNSLSQDSPKTEQKVEIAKPLAQAELNKQPLNDGIKPKSNSFEPIVNTSEPKALDSKETKLNVTEVLRKAFSKAGAMPLEQLITKTGMNLASELLKHLPQLHPTPLGQLSELTELKDNLLGLASLNLASPQINSTSPYLNANAITSLFQLLLGFRANNDTTQISKKLANYLDQLQAKTGFTDNHLAQLTKAGALESMSQLASSLHLYQQASNENNGNLVWFFALPYGINQRQEQLEGKFEQQADEDEQQKSPNWHLQLKFNLAQGPLLITARYHQQTLDLQFKGNSEQLLHRVDMFLPPLGQKLSQLGFMPGELSTQIAQVPATLLPGDHFLVKTKA; this is encoded by the coding sequence ATGGAGTCGATTACTCCCACTAACGGTGCTGATATCCAATTAATATCGCTAGGTAATCGAATCGAAAAAACAGCTATTTCTTCACGTTTCCTACCAGCAGACATACTCATCTCAACACAAGGCGATAGTATCGTTGTGGATAATATCGAGTATGACTTAAAACTCGTTAATCCTCAGCAAAGACAAAACCTCATTAGCGCTAGCCGATTTCTACTCAATCAAATTTCGGCTTTATCCCCGTCATCAGCGCCACTCACAAACCAGCCAGCACAACTCATAGCCTTAGGTTCTGCACTGACACTCGCATTACCTAAAGCCATTGCAGAACTCGCGCAGCAGAATGGTATTTCACAGGATAGATTGGCCTTATTTGCAGCCAGAACACAGGGTTATCCCTTGCCCGACGTTGTAGTATCAAACAAAGAGTTCCAATTCTCTAACGGCACCACGGTTGCACAGGATCCAGGAACTCGACTCAGTGAGGGGACATACCAAGCCAAGGTTTCGCTCGCACAAGGACGACCAATTTTAGTACTGACCCCTATTCTGAGCAAACTCGAAATCCAGATTGGCGCTCCAATAAATGAAACTGAAACTCCCATTATTAGCAAAGAAGCTGCAAATATCATTGTAAGTAAAGTTGAACCCGCCCATATACTGGGAACATTTTTGCGCCGTTTAGAAACAATCACTTTACCGCCTGTAGCCAAAGAATCTGTCGAATCTAAGCCCGCCGAACTTTCGACGCTTAAAGCCGCAGAGACCGCCTCAATCAAACCCTCTGATATAGCCACTCCAAAATCTTTAGCAATAGCGGCTGTAAAAGAGTCTGAGGTTTCAAACATTAAGCTTCCTGAAATAAAAGTGGGTAAGTCACCAGAACTTGCTACAGCTACTCCAACCAATCCCCAAGTTAAAATAGCCACGACTCCCATCAACGTCTTTGTTGATGAAAGCGAGCCACCTATTGCCAGTGAGTCAAAACGTGTCATCCCAGAACTCAATCTCCCTGCAACAGCAAAACCTCAAACTCCAGTTAGCAATACTACTGCGAACTTATCGACAAACAAAGCAATCGCCCAAGGCCTGCAGGTAAACCGTGAGTTAAAAACACCAGAAACTCAATCTATAAGTGCAGATTCGAATGAGATGAAGAAGGGGAATCCGGCAGGATTAGAAATCAAGGCCGTAAATTCGCTTTCCCAAGATAGCCCTAAAACAGAGCAGAAGGTAGAAATAGCGAAACCACTCGCCCAAGCAGAGCTTAACAAACAGCCACTTAACGATGGCATAAAGCCGAAATCGAATAGTTTTGAACCTATAGTAAATACCTCAGAGCCAAAAGCATTGGATTCGAAGGAGACCAAACTCAACGTAACCGAGGTGCTGCGAAAGGCTTTTTCTAAGGCAGGCGCAATGCCACTTGAACAACTCATCACAAAAACGGGGATGAATTTAGCCTCCGAATTGCTTAAACATTTGCCGCAACTTCATCCTACGCCGCTAGGCCAATTAAGTGAGCTTACAGAGCTCAAAGACAATTTACTTGGGCTTGCATCGTTGAACCTTGCATCCCCACAAATTAATTCGACCTCCCCCTATTTAAACGCCAATGCCATTACGTCCTTGTTTCAATTATTGCTGGGATTTAGAGCAAACAACGATACAACCCAAATTAGCAAAAAACTGGCCAATTATTTAGACCAACTACAAGCTAAAACAGGCTTTACCGATAATCACCTTGCGCAATTAACTAAGGCAGGCGCTTTGGAAAGTATGAGTCAATTGGCATCGAGTCTTCATTTATACCAACAAGCCAGTAATGAGAATAACGGTAACTTGGTCTGGTTTTTTGCCCTACCCTACGGCATCAATCAACGTCAGGAGCAGTTAGAGGGTAAATTTGAGCAGCAAGCCGATGAGGATGAACAACAAAAATCACCGAATTGGCACCTGCAATTAAAATTTAATCTGGCTCAAGGTCCACTGCTAATTACGGCGCGCTACCACCAGCAAACCTTAGATCTGCAATTTAAGGGCAACAGTGAGCAGCTCCTTCATCGTGTCGACATGTTCCTGCCCCCCCTTGGGCAGAAGCTCAGTCAATTGGGATTCATGCCGGGTGAGCTTTCAACACAAATAGCCCAAGTTCCGGCAACCCTATTACCAGGCGATCACTTTTTAGTGAAAACCAAGGCTTAA
- the rfaH gene encoding transcription/translation regulatory transformer protein RfaH: MKAWYLLYCKPRSEARAQQNLALQNLETYLPMVSEQKSQRGQKRICRVPLFPNYLFIKFDPSLTSVKQVNSTRGVSSLVNCREQMTPIDDSIIHAIRMKELALPESVLAENEALKTGEKIRFIDGPFVDLEGIFQEKCPNKRCSILFNIMGQVKKMDVPEASVVRAVA, encoded by the coding sequence ATGAAGGCGTGGTACCTTTTGTATTGCAAACCTCGAAGCGAGGCTAGGGCACAACAGAATTTAGCTCTTCAAAACTTAGAGACCTATCTACCTATGGTTTCAGAACAAAAATCTCAACGAGGGCAGAAACGGATCTGCCGTGTACCCTTATTTCCAAATTATTTGTTTATCAAATTCGACCCAAGTTTAACCAGCGTTAAACAGGTCAACTCTACCCGTGGTGTTAGTAGCCTAGTGAATTGTCGCGAACAAATGACGCCAATTGACGACAGTATTATCCACGCCATTCGCATGAAAGAACTAGCCCTCCCTGAGTCAGTTTTAGCAGAAAACGAAGCGCTCAAAACGGGGGAAAAAATCCGTTTTATCGATGGACCGTTTGTTGATTTAGAAGGTATTTTTCAAGAGAAATGCCCAAACAAGCGTTGCAGTATTTTATTTAATATTATGGGACAAGTTAAAAAAATGGATGTCCCAGAAGCCTCAGTGGTTAGGGCTGTGGCTTAA
- a CDS encoding response regulator, producing the protein MALNDVSILWVEDDPVFRQIVATFLSGRGAEVVQASDGEQGLNIFKQHRFDIILADLSMPKLGGLDMLKEMSKLEPLVPSIVISGNNVMADVVEALRVGACDYLVKPVPDLYIIEQAIKQGLQRNHDQDVSQADFDALSHQELSDNLILLEQSVEAAKQVQQQLFPASNISYPTAKVDYSLFKNNDISSYFIDSTMIGSDHLIMYMAHLYPEDNRAAFACVLLRSFVNQKLKSFRSGQSNTIIEPFNMLCYLNERLSKSGLDIRVDIIYVAVELTKYRAAIAQSGQGLRCYLRNEQGLSPLALAESLQMGIVGWGTPSTQFRTLLPNEKLCIATSVPEHRQYLLEDNFKGLVYDASIAAGGFMQLSLS; encoded by the coding sequence ATGGCGTTAAATGATGTTTCAATTCTTTGGGTTGAAGATGACCCTGTATTTAGGCAAATTGTTGCCACATTTTTAAGTGGTAGAGGTGCCGAAGTTGTTCAAGCCAGCGATGGAGAGCAAGGCCTTAACATCTTTAAACAACACCGTTTCGATATCATTCTTGCTGATTTAAGTATGCCAAAACTCGGTGGCTTGGATATGCTCAAAGAAATGAGCAAATTAGAGCCACTGGTCCCTTCAATAGTAATCTCTGGCAATAATGTGATGGCCGATGTCGTTGAGGCGCTTCGAGTTGGAGCTTGTGATTACTTAGTTAAACCTGTCCCAGATCTTTATATCATCGAGCAGGCCATTAAGCAGGGGTTACAACGTAACCATGATCAGGACGTTAGCCAAGCAGACTTTGATGCATTATCTCACCAAGAACTGAGCGATAATCTCATCTTACTAGAGCAAAGTGTTGAAGCCGCTAAGCAAGTACAACAGCAACTTTTTCCTGCATCCAATATTAGTTATCCAACTGCCAAGGTCGATTATAGTCTGTTCAAAAATAACGATATTAGTAGCTATTTTATCGACTCGACTATGATTGGCAGCGATCACCTTATTATGTATATGGCGCACCTTTATCCAGAGGATAATCGTGCGGCGTTTGCCTGTGTTCTATTACGTAGCTTTGTGAATCAAAAGCTTAAGAGTTTTCGAAGTGGTCAAAGCAATACCATTATTGAACCATTCAATATGCTTTGTTATTTGAATGAGCGTTTGAGTAAATCGGGCCTCGATATTAGAGTAGATATTATTTATGTCGCTGTTGAACTAACAAAGTACCGTGCGGCGATAGCTCAGTCAGGCCAAGGTCTTCGATGTTATTTACGTAATGAACAAGGATTAAGTCCACTGGCATTGGCAGAAAGTTTACAAATGGGGATAGTAGGATGGGGGACGCCGAGTACTCAATTTCGCACATTATTACCCAACGAGAAATTATGTATCGCCACAAGTGTGCCTGAGCATAGACAATATTTGCTTGAAGACAACTTTAAAGGACTGGTCTATGACGCTAGCATTGCCGCAGGTGGATTTATGCAGCTAAGCCTCTCATAG
- a CDS encoding EscU/YscU/HrcU family type III secretion system export apparatus switch protein — MENNQEPKTKKAVALSYDGQHAPKIVASGEGLVAEEIIALAKEAGVFIHQDPHLSDFLRLLEVGEEIPKELYLLIAELIAFVYMLDGKFPEQWNNMHNRIVENV; from the coding sequence ATGGAAAATAATCAAGAGCCTAAAACCAAGAAAGCCGTAGCCCTAAGCTATGATGGCCAACATGCGCCTAAGATTGTCGCCTCAGGGGAAGGATTGGTTGCCGAAGAAATTATCGCGTTGGCGAAAGAGGCTGGGGTTTTTATTCACCAAGATCCCCATTTAAGTGATTTTCTGCGCCTACTGGAAGTCGGAGAAGAAATCCCCAAAGAATTGTATCTGTTAATCGCTGAGTTAATTGCCTTTGTCTATATGCTCGACGGTAAATTTCCTGAGCAATGGAACAATATGCATAACAGAATTGTTGAGAACGTCTAG
- a CDS encoding peptide MFS transporter: protein MSVAKPQGTMLGHPKGLFLLFTTELWERFSYYAMRAILVLYLVDRVQSEGGHGLGWSQADAISLYGTFTGLVYLTPLLGGWLADTYLGQRRAIMIGGTLMAAGQFILGTPHAWVPGMETEMFYLGLGTLILGNGLFKPNISTMVGDLYQEGDHRRDGAFTIFYMGINVGAFLSGIIVGSVVAAFDGNFQAGFICAGIGMILSLIIQLVFAQKLLGDIGRTPAAKLEREKAAQKGEVRKEPLTKVERDRIKVIMVMGLFTIIFWAGFEQAGGLMNLFTNDFTDRMIGTWEVPTTWFQSLNAMFIVIFAPVVASIWVRLGKNEPNSPVKFALGLVLLAVGFLFMIGAVVEMGGDASAKSSMWWLVGAYFFHTMGELCLSPIGLSMVTKLAPLRIASLMMGSWFLFVAAANKIGGVVGSFIGHGGEKEEQLANAMAIFSGIAITAAISGVILFFMADKLVDWMHGAESKHDSEAEALEDEIAVTGEHEAIKR, encoded by the coding sequence ATGAGCGTAGCAAAACCACAGGGAACCATGCTTGGTCATCCCAAAGGTCTGTTCCTGCTGTTTACAACAGAACTCTGGGAACGTTTTAGTTATTATGCGATGCGAGCCATTTTGGTTCTGTATCTTGTAGATAGAGTGCAAAGCGAAGGTGGCCATGGCTTAGGCTGGTCTCAAGCAGATGCAATCTCACTTTATGGCACATTTACGGGTTTAGTTTACCTGACACCATTATTAGGTGGCTGGTTAGCAGATACTTATTTAGGCCAGCGTCGCGCCATTATGATTGGTGGTACGTTAATGGCCGCAGGTCAATTCATTCTTGGTACTCCACACGCTTGGGTTCCTGGAATGGAAACAGAGATGTTCTACTTAGGCTTAGGCACATTAATCTTAGGTAACGGTCTGTTTAAACCGAACATTTCGACAATGGTAGGTGACCTTTACCAAGAAGGCGATCATCGCCGTGATGGTGCTTTCACTATTTTCTACATGGGTATTAACGTTGGTGCGTTCTTATCGGGCATCATTGTTGGATCTGTCGTTGCCGCATTCGATGGTAACTTCCAAGCAGGCTTTATTTGTGCCGGTATCGGTATGATACTCTCACTTATTATCCAACTCGTCTTTGCGCAAAAATTACTCGGTGATATCGGTCGTACACCAGCAGCCAAACTTGAACGTGAAAAAGCGGCTCAAAAAGGTGAAGTACGTAAAGAACCACTAACCAAAGTTGAGCGTGACCGTATTAAAGTCATCATGGTAATGGGTTTATTCACTATCATCTTCTGGGCGGGTTTCGAACAAGCCGGCGGTCTGATGAACCTGTTCACCAACGATTTTACTGATCGTATGATTGGCACTTGGGAAGTACCAACCACTTGGTTCCAATCCCTTAACGCCATGTTTATCGTTATCTTCGCGCCAGTTGTAGCCTCAATTTGGGTGCGTTTAGGCAAGAATGAACCCAACTCACCAGTTAAATTTGCCCTTGGTCTAGTCCTACTTGCCGTTGGCTTCCTGTTCATGATCGGCGCAGTGGTTGAAATGGGTGGCGATGCTAGCGCTAAATCAAGTATGTGGTGGTTAGTAGGTGCATACTTCTTCCACACTATGGGCGAACTGTGCTTATCTCCAATCGGTCTGTCGATGGTGACAAAACTGGCTCCATTACGTATTGCTTCATTAATGATGGGTTCATGGTTCCTATTCGTTGCAGCGGCAAACAAAATCGGTGGTGTGGTTGGTTCGTTCATCGGTCACGGTGGTGAGAAAGAAGAGCAACTTGCCAATGCGATGGCCATTTTCTCTGGTATTGCCATCACTGCTGCCATTTCTGGTGTGATCCTGTTCTTCATGGCAGACAAGCTAGTTGACTGGATGCACGGCGCTGAAAGCAAGCATGATTCAGAAGCTGAAGCCTTAGAAGATGAAATTGCTGTTACTGGCGAGCATGAAGCGATTAAGCGTTAA
- a CDS encoding chemotaxis protein CheW: MSKSVDETVFDYFELLLHEEAHAANASLAKSTVTAAEDVLKKQALEKLLAPVSKQETELPPETSQSEIRQTAEPAENISAEAKFIVDAHEQELEQEVLSNVSHDSTANEYLAPQPQVEIKLPSVTQGLQELLDDEFQVLFFKVAGLTLAVPLVSLGGIVKVERINHIIGRPDWFLGVQTHRDEQLNIVDTCAWVMPEKYTDELAQSVNYQYLVMLEGSNWGLACESLVNSVKIDQSQVNWRSKAGRRPWLAGIVKEQMCGILHVQALVQMLDAGLGCQDSIG, from the coding sequence ATGTCAAAATCGGTTGATGAAACTGTTTTTGATTACTTTGAATTATTACTGCATGAAGAAGCGCATGCGGCGAACGCCTCCTTAGCCAAATCGACAGTGACCGCAGCTGAGGATGTGTTGAAAAAACAAGCGCTAGAGAAGCTGCTCGCACCCGTATCTAAACAAGAAACCGAGTTACCACCGGAGACGTCTCAATCCGAGATTAGGCAAACAGCGGAGCCTGCTGAGAACATCTCCGCTGAGGCGAAGTTTATCGTTGATGCACACGAGCAAGAGTTAGAGCAAGAAGTGCTAAGTAATGTCAGTCATGACTCCACGGCCAATGAGTATTTAGCACCACAGCCCCAAGTCGAGATTAAGTTACCAAGTGTGACTCAAGGGCTTCAGGAACTGCTTGATGATGAATTCCAAGTCTTATTCTTTAAGGTTGCAGGTCTGACGCTCGCCGTGCCGCTCGTAAGTTTGGGCGGTATTGTGAAGGTTGAACGCATCAACCATATTATCGGCCGACCCGATTGGTTCCTCGGGGTCCAAACCCACAGGGATGAACAACTGAATATTGTCGATACCTGTGCTTGGGTTATGCCAGAAAAATACACAGATGAACTGGCACAATCGGTAAATTATCAATATCTTGTAATGTTAGAAGGCAGTAACTGGGGATTAGCCTGCGAGTCCTTGGTCAATTCTGTCAAAATTGATCAATCGCAAGTAAACTGGCGCAGCAAAGCGGGTCGACGCCCTTGGCTAGCCGGTATTGTTAAAGAACAAATGTGTGGCATTTTGCACGTACAAGCCTTAGTACAAATGCTTGATGCTGGTTTAGGCTGTCAGGATTCCATTGGTTGA